One Carassius auratus strain Wakin unplaced genomic scaffold, ASM336829v1 scaf_tig00215236, whole genome shotgun sequence genomic region harbors:
- the LOC113094071 gene encoding histone deacetylase 7-like isoform X2, whose protein sequence is MDLRVGERLVRPGSDTAFLSPLHPPLLIGPFSPQHCSQYSQQQLQRIQPYNMDQHLRDQDIAKQQLQQLKNKDKSQQSAVASALVKQKLAQVILKKQKAVLERTSSNPLSSPSVAYRELVPDPSSSVQPLLSSTKPALSEGPDDPPLRRATSEPNLKVKHKLKKHLNTRKSPLTRKESAPPAVKHRVPDTLDSSPSSSSTPVSGCSSPNDSLPHENGALPASSLAHEAQRLLLQDGSLAHFTVQNPSSLPTITLGLPANTKAEGELGSLKLGRGPVPGASPMLVPLGVEEQSGPLIQPVLILEPSGLIHTPLLAVPGLGPVPLQFSASGPHKPLSRTRSEPLPQSPRALHPHLLQQQQHSAQILERLKQQTHLGKLMSKSSEKPRLRQIPSEDMDSEEVGPSAGDPHQGRVRAESQRELESQEEQLNLQHALILNQSRLWETQKQLQQLRRQTAHMETLAVPMILGAAHRPLSRTQSSPASTSLTLPDKALPLTTAPEPPQSQPRFTTGLVYDSQMLKHQCTCGDNSSHPEHAGRIQSIWSRLQERGLRGQCESIRGRKATLEELQSVHTERHVLLYGTNPLNRLKLDNRKLAGILSQRMFVMLPCGGVGVDNDTIWNEMHTSTASRLAAGSVTELVYRVAKGELKNGFAVVRPPGHHADPSNPMGFCFFNSVAIAAKQLQQKLSVSKILIVDWDVHHGNGTQEIFYNDPSVLYISLHRYDDGNFFPGSGGPAEVGSGVGQGFNVNVAWTGGLDPPMGDAEYLAAFRTVVMPIAQEFSPDVVLVSSGFDAVEGHPAPLGGYKVTAKCFGFLTRQLMTLAGGRVVLALEGGHDLTAICDASEACVSALLGLEEPLPESTLLQTPNANAVLSLQRVLQIQSQYWSSLKPLMGTVGMSFLGAQRKDCEETDTVNAMASLSVGVLANKILVDEPMEHD, encoded by the exons GTGCTGTGGCCAGTGCGCTGGTGAAGCAGAAGCTGGCGCAGGTGATTCTGAAGAAGCAGAAGGCGGTGCTAGAGAGGACCAGCTCCAACCCCCTGAGCAGCCCGTCCGTCGCCTACCG GGAGCTGGTTCCTGATCCCAGCTCTTCTGTGCAGCCGCTCCTGTCCTCCACCAAACCAGCTCTCAGCGAAGGGCCCGACGATCCACCCCTGAGACGAGCAA ccTCAGAGCCCAACCTGAAGGTGAAGCACAAATTAAAGAAGCACCTGAACACCCGGAAGAGCCCGCTGACCCGCAAAGAGAGCGCGCCGCCGGCCGTCAAACACCGCGTCCCTGACACACTGG aTTCGTcccccagcagcagcagcaccccAGTGTCCGGCTGCAGCTCCCCGAACGACAGTCTGCCCCATGAGAACGGAGCGCTGCCCGCCTCCAGCCTGGCCCATGAG gCTCAGAGGCTGCTGTTGCAGGACGGCTCTTTAGCTCACTTTACAGTGCAGAATCCCTCCAGTCTCCCCACCATCACGCTGGGACTCCCCGCCAACACCAAG GCGGAGGGGGAGCTGGGCTCGCTGAAGCTGGGTCGTGGGCCGGTCCCGGGTGCGTCTCCGATGCTGGTTCCTCTGGGTGTGGAAGAGCAGAGCGGGCCGCTCATACAGCCCGTCCTCATCCTGGAGCCCTCTGGACTCATACACACCCCTCTCCTGGCGG TTCCAGGTCTGGGTCCGGTTCCCCTTCAGTTCAGCGCGTCTGGTCCTCACAAGCCTCTGAGCCGGACCCGGTCCGAGCCGCTGCCCCAGAGTCCTCGTGCGCTCCACCCGCACCtgctccagcagcagcagcacagcgCTCAGATCCTGGAGAGACTCAAGCAGCAGACGCACCTGGGCAAG CTCATGTCGAAGTCCAGCGAGAAGCCTCGGCTCCGGCAGATCCCGTCAGAGGACATGGACTCAGAGGAGGTGGGGCCATCAGCGGGCGACCCCCACCAGGGCAGGGTGAGGGCGGAGTCTCAGAGAGAGCTGGAGAGTCAAGAGGAGCAGCTCAACCTGCAACACGCCCTCATTCTCAACCAG TCCCGTCTGTGGGAGACACAGAAGCAGCTGCAGCAGCTGCGCAGACAGACGGCTCACATGGAGACACTGGCGGTACCCATGATCCTCGGCGCCGCGCACCGGCCGCTCTCTCGTACGCAGTCGTCTCCAGCCTCCACCTCGCTAACGCTGCCGGACAAAGCCTTGCCTCTCACCACGGCACCGGAGCCGCCCCAGAGCCAGCCGCGCTTCACCACGG gtctggTGTACGACTCCCAAATGCTGAAGCACCAGTGTACGTGTGGAGACAACAGCAGCCAcccagagcatgctgggagaatCCAGAGCATCTGGTCACGCTTGCAGGAGAGGGGTCTCAGGGGCCAGTGCGAG AGTATTCGGGGAAGGAAGGCCACTCTGGAGGAGTTACAGTCTGTCCACACCGAGCGTCACGTTCTGCTGTACGGCACCAATCCACTCAACCGCCTCAAACTGGACAATCGCAAGCTGGCCG GCATACTGTCACAGCGGATGTTCGTCATGCTGCCCTGTGGGGGAGTCGGG GTGGACAACGACACCATCTGGAACGAGATGCACACGTCTACAGCGTCCCGCTTGGCGGCCGGGAGCGTGACGGAGCTGGTCTACAGAGTGGCTAAAGGAGAGCTCAAG AACGGCTTTGCTGTGGTCAGGCCACCAGGACATCACGCAGACCCGTCAAACCCCAT gggTTTTTGTTTCTTCAACTCGGTGGCGATCGCTGCTAAGCAGCTCCAGCAGAAGCTCAGCGTCAGTAAAATCCTCATCGTTGATTGG GATGTTCATCATGGCAACGGCACCCAGGAAATCTTCTACAATGACCCCAGCGTCCTCTACATCTCTCTCCATCGCTATGATGATGGAAACTTCTTCCCCGGGAGCGGTGGACCGGCAGAG GTGGGTTCTGGTGTCGGTCAGGGTTTCAACGTTAATGTGGCATGGACCGGTGGTCTGGATCCTCCCATGGGCGATGCTGAGTACCTGGCTGCCTTCAG GACGGTGGTGATGCCCATTGCTCAGGAGTTTTCCCCGGACGTCGTGTTGGTTTCTTCAGGGTTTGACGCCGTGGAAGGACACCCTGCTCCTTTGGGAGGATATAAAGTCACTGCTAAAT GTTTCGGCTTTTTGACTCGGCAGTTGATGACGTTAGCAGGAGGACGCGTGGTTCTAGCATTAGAGGGGGGTCACGACCTCACAGCCATATGTGATGCTTCTGAGGCCTGCGTCAGCGCTCTGCTGGGACTCGAG GAGCCTCTTCCTGAGTCGACTCTCCTGCAGACGCCCAATGCCAACGCAGTGCTTTCACTGCAGAGAGTGCTGCAAATACAGA GTCAGTATTGGTCGTCACTGAAGCCTCTGATGGGCACAGTGGGGATGTCGTTTCTGGGTGCCCAGAGGAAAGACTGTGAGGAAACGGACACAGTGAATGCGATGGCATCCCTCTCCGTAGGGGTCCTGGCCAACAAAAT CCTTGTTGATGAACCCATGGAGCATGACTAA
- the LOC113094071 gene encoding histone deacetylase 7-like isoform X1 gives MDLRVGERLVRPGSDTAFLSPLHPPLLIGPFSPQHCSQYSQQQLQRIQPYNMDQHLRDQDIAKQQLQQLKNKDKSQQSAVASALVKQKLAQVILKKQKAVLERTSSNPLSSPSVAYRELVPDPSSSVQPLLSSTKPALSEGPDDPPLRRATSEPNLKVKHKLKKHLNTRKSPLTRKESAPPAVKHRVPDTLDSSPSSSSTPVSGCSSPNDSLPHENGALPASSLAHEAQRLLLQDGSLAHFTVQNPSSLPTITLGLPANTKAEGELGSLKLGRGPVPGASPMLVPLGVEEQSGPLIQPVLILEPSGLIHTPLLAANNYGTSEKNIHYHSKVWVPGLGPVPLQFSASGPHKPLSRTRSEPLPQSPRALHPHLLQQQQHSAQILERLKQQTHLGKLMSKSSEKPRLRQIPSEDMDSEEVGPSAGDPHQGRVRAESQRELESQEEQLNLQHALILNQSRLWETQKQLQQLRRQTAHMETLAVPMILGAAHRPLSRTQSSPASTSLTLPDKALPLTTAPEPPQSQPRFTTGLVYDSQMLKHQCTCGDNSSHPEHAGRIQSIWSRLQERGLRGQCESIRGRKATLEELQSVHTERHVLLYGTNPLNRLKLDNRKLAGILSQRMFVMLPCGGVGVDNDTIWNEMHTSTASRLAAGSVTELVYRVAKGELKNGFAVVRPPGHHADPSNPMGFCFFNSVAIAAKQLQQKLSVSKILIVDWDVHHGNGTQEIFYNDPSVLYISLHRYDDGNFFPGSGGPAEVGSGVGQGFNVNVAWTGGLDPPMGDAEYLAAFRTVVMPIAQEFSPDVVLVSSGFDAVEGHPAPLGGYKVTAKCFGFLTRQLMTLAGGRVVLALEGGHDLTAICDASEACVSALLGLEEPLPESTLLQTPNANAVLSLQRVLQIQSQYWSSLKPLMGTVGMSFLGAQRKDCEETDTVNAMASLSVGVLANKILVDEPMEHD, from the exons GTGCTGTGGCCAGTGCGCTGGTGAAGCAGAAGCTGGCGCAGGTGATTCTGAAGAAGCAGAAGGCGGTGCTAGAGAGGACCAGCTCCAACCCCCTGAGCAGCCCGTCCGTCGCCTACCG GGAGCTGGTTCCTGATCCCAGCTCTTCTGTGCAGCCGCTCCTGTCCTCCACCAAACCAGCTCTCAGCGAAGGGCCCGACGATCCACCCCTGAGACGAGCAA ccTCAGAGCCCAACCTGAAGGTGAAGCACAAATTAAAGAAGCACCTGAACACCCGGAAGAGCCCGCTGACCCGCAAAGAGAGCGCGCCGCCGGCCGTCAAACACCGCGTCCCTGACACACTGG aTTCGTcccccagcagcagcagcaccccAGTGTCCGGCTGCAGCTCCCCGAACGACAGTCTGCCCCATGAGAACGGAGCGCTGCCCGCCTCCAGCCTGGCCCATGAG gCTCAGAGGCTGCTGTTGCAGGACGGCTCTTTAGCTCACTTTACAGTGCAGAATCCCTCCAGTCTCCCCACCATCACGCTGGGACTCCCCGCCAACACCAAG GCGGAGGGGGAGCTGGGCTCGCTGAAGCTGGGTCGTGGGCCGGTCCCGGGTGCGTCTCCGATGCTGGTTCCTCTGGGTGTGGAAGAGCAGAGCGGGCCGCTCATACAGCCCGTCCTCATCCTGGAGCCCTCTGGACTCATACACACCCCTCTCCTGGCGG CAAACAATTATGGgacatcagaaaaaaatatacactaccattcaaaagtttggg TTCCAGGTCTGGGTCCGGTTCCCCTTCAGTTCAGCGCGTCTGGTCCTCACAAGCCTCTGAGCCGGACCCGGTCCGAGCCGCTGCCCCAGAGTCCTCGTGCGCTCCACCCGCACCtgctccagcagcagcagcacagcgCTCAGATCCTGGAGAGACTCAAGCAGCAGACGCACCTGGGCAAG CTCATGTCGAAGTCCAGCGAGAAGCCTCGGCTCCGGCAGATCCCGTCAGAGGACATGGACTCAGAGGAGGTGGGGCCATCAGCGGGCGACCCCCACCAGGGCAGGGTGAGGGCGGAGTCTCAGAGAGAGCTGGAGAGTCAAGAGGAGCAGCTCAACCTGCAACACGCCCTCATTCTCAACCAG TCCCGTCTGTGGGAGACACAGAAGCAGCTGCAGCAGCTGCGCAGACAGACGGCTCACATGGAGACACTGGCGGTACCCATGATCCTCGGCGCCGCGCACCGGCCGCTCTCTCGTACGCAGTCGTCTCCAGCCTCCACCTCGCTAACGCTGCCGGACAAAGCCTTGCCTCTCACCACGGCACCGGAGCCGCCCCAGAGCCAGCCGCGCTTCACCACGG gtctggTGTACGACTCCCAAATGCTGAAGCACCAGTGTACGTGTGGAGACAACAGCAGCCAcccagagcatgctgggagaatCCAGAGCATCTGGTCACGCTTGCAGGAGAGGGGTCTCAGGGGCCAGTGCGAG AGTATTCGGGGAAGGAAGGCCACTCTGGAGGAGTTACAGTCTGTCCACACCGAGCGTCACGTTCTGCTGTACGGCACCAATCCACTCAACCGCCTCAAACTGGACAATCGCAAGCTGGCCG GCATACTGTCACAGCGGATGTTCGTCATGCTGCCCTGTGGGGGAGTCGGG GTGGACAACGACACCATCTGGAACGAGATGCACACGTCTACAGCGTCCCGCTTGGCGGCCGGGAGCGTGACGGAGCTGGTCTACAGAGTGGCTAAAGGAGAGCTCAAG AACGGCTTTGCTGTGGTCAGGCCACCAGGACATCACGCAGACCCGTCAAACCCCAT gggTTTTTGTTTCTTCAACTCGGTGGCGATCGCTGCTAAGCAGCTCCAGCAGAAGCTCAGCGTCAGTAAAATCCTCATCGTTGATTGG GATGTTCATCATGGCAACGGCACCCAGGAAATCTTCTACAATGACCCCAGCGTCCTCTACATCTCTCTCCATCGCTATGATGATGGAAACTTCTTCCCCGGGAGCGGTGGACCGGCAGAG GTGGGTTCTGGTGTCGGTCAGGGTTTCAACGTTAATGTGGCATGGACCGGTGGTCTGGATCCTCCCATGGGCGATGCTGAGTACCTGGCTGCCTTCAG GACGGTGGTGATGCCCATTGCTCAGGAGTTTTCCCCGGACGTCGTGTTGGTTTCTTCAGGGTTTGACGCCGTGGAAGGACACCCTGCTCCTTTGGGAGGATATAAAGTCACTGCTAAAT GTTTCGGCTTTTTGACTCGGCAGTTGATGACGTTAGCAGGAGGACGCGTGGTTCTAGCATTAGAGGGGGGTCACGACCTCACAGCCATATGTGATGCTTCTGAGGCCTGCGTCAGCGCTCTGCTGGGACTCGAG GAGCCTCTTCCTGAGTCGACTCTCCTGCAGACGCCCAATGCCAACGCAGTGCTTTCACTGCAGAGAGTGCTGCAAATACAGA GTCAGTATTGGTCGTCACTGAAGCCTCTGATGGGCACAGTGGGGATGTCGTTTCTGGGTGCCCAGAGGAAAGACTGTGAGGAAACGGACACAGTGAATGCGATGGCATCCCTCTCCGTAGGGGTCCTGGCCAACAAAAT CCTTGTTGATGAACCCATGGAGCATGACTAA